The genomic interval GCCAACGAAACGGCCAACCAAGCTTTGTGAGATGCCAAAGTAATTCGCCATGCCGGTGAAAATTTCCACCATGCCGCCTGCGTAAGTGAGGTTTTCACGCGCAACAAACACGTTGACCAAGAGCGAGCCGATGGCGTACATCGCGCCGATCACTACACCGGCGATGATGATCACTTTGATAAAGGATTTATGGCCGCCTTTGACGTCGTTAAGGTAAGCGGCTGCGGTTTCCGCACCACCGGCAGCTTGGAAAATCCAACACATGATGCCAAGGGTTGCCCAGTTGATGGTTGGGGTCATCGCTTGTAACGTGATGGGCTCGGCGGGGGTGTGATCACCACCGAGGGCCATCAGCGCACCCAACACATAAATGGCAAACAAAGCAAACACGCCATAGGCGACAATTTCAGAGATCTTGCCCAGCCAGCTCGCGCCTTTGGTAGAGATGTGAGTGGCGAAGGCAAACAACACAATCGAGATGAGTGACGTCACCATGGGTGAGAAGCTGTATTCGTAACCCAACATGGCGTAAGACGCATAGGCAATGACGTTAGGCAGTAAGGAAACAAACCAGAACAGGTTCACAAACCAGTAGAGAAAGGAGCCCAAATAAGCGGCTTTGCTGCCTAAGGGCTTTTTCAACCAGTCATACATGCCGGATTCTGAGTTCTTATTAGCAGAAACAAATTCGGCAATAATAAACACGAATGGAATGAAATAGACCACGGTTGCTAAGAGAAAAATGGGGGCAGAGCTGAGCCCCAGTTCGATGTTGTTGTTGACGATATTGCGCACGTTGAAAACCGCCGCAAAGGTCATCGACAGCAAGGCAAATTTGCCTATGGTGCCACGCAGTGATTCAGACATAGTTCCTCCCGTATCCGTCTGCAGTAAAACAAAAAAATGGATCAGTGAATGAAAATAATCTGCCAGCCATTAGAGTTGTTATGGGGGCGGGCAGGGTGAAGGGCAGAGCGTTTTTCTCTGCCCAAGTTTTCGGTCATCAACCTAGAATGGTTGAGCGTCATTTATGGAAGGACGGCGCTTGGGCTGGCCTCTTTCGCGCGTTCTTCACTGTTGAGTGACTTTTCGTACTGGCTGTATTTCCACCAAGCAAAGCCAAGGAAAATCACAATGCCGCCAACGTTGTAGAAGATGATGGTCATGATGTCGGCTCCGGTTGGGAAGGTGGAGGCCAAGAATCCAACCGTGAAGATGCCAATCAGAATCGAAACCACGACAATGCCCGTCATACGAGAGCCCATTTTGAAATCGCGCTCGAGATGGTCGAGTTTCAGACGCAGATTCAGATACGCCAGCATGATGAACAGCGGTGGTAGCATCGATGCGGCTGCGGTCATGTTGATCACGGTGTTCATCAGATCTTGCGCGGTGTCTGAGCCCAATGTTGGGATCACCATGAGCGGTAGAACGATGGCGTATTGAATCCAAGCGGCACGCGCTGGCACGCCATTTTCGTTCAGTTCCACCGTTTTCTTACCAAAGATGCCTTCTGGAATCTCAGAGAAGAAGATCTTAACCGGGGTTGCAGTCCACATCAGTAGCGAGCCAAACATCGCGGTGAATGAGACCAAACCAACAAAGCGATTCATCATAATTTCAGGTAAGCCAAAGTAGCTCGCTAACCCTTCAAACACTTGCACTGAGCCGCCAGTGAATTTCAGCTCGCTGCTGGAAACAAACACGTTAATCAACACGGAAGCAACCGAGTAAAGCACACCGATGAAGATGCCAGCCACGATGATCACTTTAACGAACGATTTTGAGCCGCCTTTCACATCGTTCACGTAGACCGCGACCGATTCAGCGCCGCCGGCAGCCATGAAGATCCAAGTAGTAATGCCGAGGAAGGCCCAACTCAATTCTGGCACCATCGCTTCCACTGTGATTGGGTCCGCCGGTTGCACGCCACCGAGCAGCGCAGCACCAGAGAGCAAGATGTAAGAGAGTGTGAGGAGCAGCATCAGTGAAGAGGTTACTGAAGTGATCGGGCCCAACATTTTCGCGCCATTGGTGGAGACGTAAGTGGCAAAAGCGAACAACAGCATGCTCAATGCGGTGGTGGCAAACGGGGTAAGGATGTACTCGTAGCCCAAAAACGCGTAAGACGCATAGGCGATGACGCGCGGCAGCAACGAGGTAAAGAAAAACAGGTTAACAAACCAGTAGGTGTAAGCGGAGATGAAAGCCCAACGGCCGCCCAGTGAACTTTTCACCCAAGCGTAAACTCCCGCTTCGGAGTTTTTATTGAGCGAAACGAATTCCGCGATGATCAAACAGAAAGGGATGAAGTAAAAAATGGTCGCTAAGAAGAACATCGGCGCTGATGCCAGTCCGATCTCGATGTTGTTGTTAATGACGTTATTGAAGCTAAACACAGCGGCAAATGTCAGGGACAAGAGGCCGAATTTACCTATGGTGTTCCGTTTAGTATCAGACATGTTTTTTCTCCGAAGAGGCACGTTATTTTGTAGGGTGGAGCGACAGTTCATGCTGTCGCTCTCGTCTTTATTTATCTTTATTGGTCTATTTTTTGCTGTGGCAGTGTTTATTTATTGAGGAAATAGCCATCCTCGATCGTCACTTTCAGCACCACCTTTTTTACCGCTTGGTTGCCGCAAAAACGGTAGGCTTTGTCGTTTTCAAAAATGGCCACTTGACCTTGTTGTAGTTGGCGCGTTTCTCCTTGGCCTTGCAGTTGCTCGCGATCGGTTTCATCGCGATAAGGGGTCACGGTCTCGAGTTCGGATTTGGCGGCAAACTCTACGGTTTCGCCGCCTTCAAGGTAGTAATGCACATCAAAGTAACGACGGTTTCCGGTAAAGGTTTCACCGCTTTGAGAGCTGCCTTCCACCAGCATATAAACCAAGGAATCACCAATCGAATGCATCACCCCGGGTTTGATATGGTTGAGGTTATTAATCGCTTCCACACAGCGGTTCCATTTACGACCGTTGCGATATACCTGTTTGAATTGCTCTAAGCTGTCTAACACGATCATGGGTTACGCCTCGTTAACGATTTTGGTATCGGTTGAAGTGAAAAATGCGTTGTCGAAATCATGGTTTGCCATGACTTGAGCGCTGCAATCGCCTGCTTGCAATGGCATCAGGGTGAGGCCATAGCGGAACGCATCCATATACACGCGGTAAGAGTCGAGCACTTCACTGCCCCAAGAGTTTGAACCCAAGCCCATCACTTGATGGTCAAGGTTAAGGGTGATGTAGCCACTCTTTTCTAGCTCAATCGTATGTTGCGCTTGATGCAGGTTTTGGTTGGTGTAGAACCACGCGCTCAAGTTGATTTCTTGCAGAGGTTTCACCAATAACCCACTGCCATGACGGTTGGTGAGCGATGCCCAACGCACGTGCTGGCGGTTGCCGTTGTTTTGTGGGAACGGGTAGTTCTCGAACATGTCCGCCACGTTGGTGTGGTACAGATCGATGATGTTGGCTTGGCGGCTGTCTTGATAGTTCTCTTCAGGGCCGCGACCGTAGTAACTCACTTGATCAAAACTGCCGTTGATGCCCAAATCTAAGCCAATGACCGGAATCACGTGAGGGTAGTCGCCGTAGCGCTCGCCACTCAGTTCCACGTTCAAATGTCCTTGCGCGTTGATTTGGTAGCGGTAGGTACAACGCATGCCAAAATCGAACACAGGAGGCGCTACAATGCTGCTGGTGGTGATCAGTATGGCCTCTTCGCTCGCTTCCACGCTCAGCGTGCGGAAGTGTTCCTGCATGATTTGCAGATGCGCAGGGTGCCACAGCCCTTCGTACTCTTGTTTGTGGTTATCAATCATTGGTTTGAAGAAGTTCAATCTTGGCTCTGCTTGAATCAACTCCTCACCATTCACACGCCATGAGGTCAGTTTGCCGTTTACTTTCGAGAAAGTGAGCGTGAAGTTATGACCTGTGATCACGTGCTCCAGGCGGCTTTCTTCATGCACCAATGGTTGAACATTGTGGTTGAGCAACGCAGACAACGTGGCGGTGTTTTCTTTTAGCTGGAACTGGTACACCGCGATGTCGTGGTTGGCTTCGCTGTACAGGGTACGGCTGTCTTTTCGTACGGTAAAGTTGATGAAAGCTTCGCGCTCATCCAATTCTGGCAAGTCGATGCTCACTTCACGAGCGCTATTGGCGGCCAGTGCTTCGACTTTAAACTGCACGCTACGCAAGGTTTCGCCTTCGGCGCGAATTTCAGCGGTGATGGTGTAGTCATCTAGGTTGGTGAACCACAGTTTGTTCTCAACGATGAAGCGGTCGTGGCAACCCTCAACGGCGCGGATTTTCACCGGTGCAATCACTTGCTTGTATTCTTTCAGGCCTGGGCCTGGGGTTTGATCTGGATAAATCAGACCATCCATACAGAAGTTGTAGTTGTTCGGGTAATCGCCGTAATCGCCGCCGTATTTGTAGAACTCTTGACCGTGCTCATCACGCGCTAGAATGCCGTGATCACACCACTCCCACACGTAGTGGCCTTGAATGTGGTCATGCGCGTAGAACACATTTTGGTATTCGGTTAGACCACCCGGTCCGTTACCCATCGCGTGGGCGTATTCGCAGATGATGCGCGGTTTTTCGTGTGGATGCTCACCAAAGTAGTTCATCAGTTGCGCGCGCGAGTACATGGTGGAAATCACGTCGACGACTTCAGCATCGCGGTCTTCTTCGTAGTGCACCAAACGGGTGTCATCAAGGGCTTTGGTGGCGGCGTACATGGCGCGGATATTACAACCGTAACCAGACTCATTGCCGAGTGACCACATGATGATCGATGGGTGGTTTTTCTGTGCGTGCACATGGCGCACTGCGCGATCAACAAACACCGCTTCCCATGCTGCATCATTGGTGATGCGGCTTAGGTCGCCAACGTTGGCAAAGCCGTGGGTTTCCACATCGGTTTCTGCCATCACAAACAGGCCGTAAATATCACACAGTTCGTAGAAGCGCGGGTCGTTCGGGTAGTGCGCGGTGCGAACTGAGTTGATGTTGTGCTGCTTCATCAAAATCAGATCTTTTTCCACGCGGTCCATGCCCACAGCGCGACCTTTTAGGTGGTCGTTGTCGTGTCGGTTGACACCATGCAGCATCACGTATTGATTGTTGATGTAGAACAGGCCGTCACGCACTTTGATGTCACGGAAACCGACGCGTTGTGGGATCACTTCCACGACCTTGCCTTGGTGATCTTTTAAGGTGATGAACAAGTGGTAAAGGTAAGGGTTTTCTGCTGTCCAATGCGTTGGGTTCACCATATCAATGGCGAAGTTCACGTGGCTGGTCTCTTGAATGGTTAGCGCGTCACAGTGGCCGCAGGCTACGACAGTGCCTTTGTCATGCAGTGCGTATTCCAGCGTATAGCCAGACGCAATCGCGGTAGAAAGATTTTCCAATTCAACCTGAGCACTGAGCGTCGCACTTTGGTAATCGTCGGCGAAATCGGTGCGAATAGTGAGATCTTGGACGTGAACCGGCTCTTTGCCCACAAGGTAAACATCACGGAAGATCCCTGCCGTCCACCACATATCTTGGTCTTCAATGTAAGTCGAATCGGCCCATTGCATCACACGCACAGAGAGCAAGTTTTCGCCTTGTTGTGCGTAGGCAGAAATGTCGAACTCTGCAGTAAGACGGCTGCCTTTACTAAAACCGACATAGTGGCCGTTGACGTACACCTCGAAGTAGGTTTCTACGCCATCGAACTTGATGATGGTTTGTTTGTCGTCCCATTGAGGGCCCAAAGTGAAGGTGCGTTGATAAGCGCCCGTTGGGTTGTCGGTTGGTACAAAAGGCACATCAATTGGGAATGGGAAACCTTCGTCTGTGTATTGAAGATCGCCGTGGCCTTCCATTTGCCACATGTTGGGTACGGTAATGTGCCCCCAGTCGTTCATGGTTTGTGAGTAAAACTCATCAGGTACCAGCATTGGGTTGCTGAAGTAATGAAATTGCCACTGACCACTTAGCAGCATAAAGCGGCTGCTCAACTCACGCTGAAAGGTTTGAGCTTGTTGAACGGTATCATAGGAGAAGAAGTACGCACGCGGCGCCATTCTGTTCTCATGTAAATGAAGGAAGTTTTCCCAGTTGTTCACGTTTTTTCTCCCCTCGGCGACTTCGATCAAAGGATCCGCCGACGTTCTGTTAAATAGAGATTTGGATATCTGGAAAATATATTAGTAAAACTTTTACTAAATAGAATTAGTGAAAACGTTTTACTTTAACTTGATCACGAATTCTCAGTGGGAAAGAGTGAAAGGTGTGATCCGAGTTA from Vibrio vulnificus NBRC 15645 = ATCC 27562 carries:
- a CDS encoding amino acid permease, yielding MSDTKRNTIGKFGLLSLTFAAVFSFNNVINNNIEIGLASAPMFFLATIFYFIPFCLIIAEFVSLNKNSEAGVYAWVKSSLGGRWAFISAYTYWFVNLFFFTSLLPRVIAYASYAFLGYEYILTPFATTALSMLLFAFATYVSTNGAKMLGPITSVTSSLMLLLTLSYILLSGAALLGGVQPADPITVEAMVPELSWAFLGITTWIFMAAGGAESVAVYVNDVKGGSKSFVKVIIVAGIFIGVLYSVASVLINVFVSSSELKFTGGSVQVFEGLASYFGLPEIMMNRFVGLVSFTAMFGSLLMWTATPVKIFFSEIPEGIFGKKTVELNENGVPARAAWIQYAIVLPLMVIPTLGSDTAQDLMNTVINMTAAASMLPPLFIMLAYLNLRLKLDHLERDFKMGSRMTGIVVVSILIGIFTVGFLASTFPTGADIMTIIFYNVGGIVIFLGFAWWKYSQYEKSLNSEERAKEASPSAVLP
- a CDS encoding amino acid permease, whose translation is MSESLRGTIGKFALLSMTFAAVFNVRNIVNNNIELGLSSAPIFLLATVVYFIPFVFIIAEFVSANKNSESGMYDWLKKPLGSKAAYLGSFLYWFVNLFWFVSLLPNVIAYASYAMLGYEYSFSPMVTSLISIVLFAFATHISTKGASWLGKISEIVAYGVFALFAIYVLGALMALGGDHTPAEPITLQAMTPTINWATLGIMCWIFQAAGGAETAAAYLNDVKGGHKSFIKVIIIAGVVIGAMYAIGSLLVNVFVARENLTYAGGMVEIFTGMANYFGISQSLVGRFVGIILFIAMFGSMMMWTAAPVKIHFSEIPKGVYGEKTTELNEHGVPVRAAWWQFAFVFVMLVVNGFGSESVQDMMNQAINLTAGTAMLPPIFIMVAYFVFRLKFDDTPRDFRMGSRKVGMSIVSVLIAIFVVSMTASAFPTGVDLVRAFFINVFMTAVFSGLAWWWISRFEKKQAMNSHEPEAKHTASQTQ
- the ebgA gene encoding beta-galactosidase subunit alpha gives rise to the protein MNNWENFLHLHENRMAPRAYFFSYDTVQQAQTFQRELSSRFMLLSGQWQFHYFSNPMLVPDEFYSQTMNDWGHITVPNMWQMEGHGDLQYTDEGFPFPIDVPFVPTDNPTGAYQRTFTLGPQWDDKQTIIKFDGVETYFEVYVNGHYVGFSKGSRLTAEFDISAYAQQGENLLSVRVMQWADSTYIEDQDMWWTAGIFRDVYLVGKEPVHVQDLTIRTDFADDYQSATLSAQVELENLSTAIASGYTLEYALHDKGTVVACGHCDALTIQETSHVNFAIDMVNPTHWTAENPYLYHLFITLKDHQGKVVEVIPQRVGFRDIKVRDGLFYINNQYVMLHGVNRHDNDHLKGRAVGMDRVEKDLILMKQHNINSVRTAHYPNDPRFYELCDIYGLFVMAETDVETHGFANVGDLSRITNDAAWEAVFVDRAVRHVHAQKNHPSIIMWSLGNESGYGCNIRAMYAATKALDDTRLVHYEEDRDAEVVDVISTMYSRAQLMNYFGEHPHEKPRIICEYAHAMGNGPGGLTEYQNVFYAHDHIQGHYVWEWCDHGILARDEHGQEFYKYGGDYGDYPNNYNFCMDGLIYPDQTPGPGLKEYKQVIAPVKIRAVEGCHDRFIVENKLWFTNLDDYTITAEIRAEGETLRSVQFKVEALAANSAREVSIDLPELDEREAFINFTVRKDSRTLYSEANHDIAVYQFQLKENTATLSALLNHNVQPLVHEESRLEHVITGHNFTLTFSKVNGKLTSWRVNGEELIQAEPRLNFFKPMIDNHKQEYEGLWHPAHLQIMQEHFRTLSVEASEEAILITTSSIVAPPVFDFGMRCTYRYQINAQGHLNVELSGERYGDYPHVIPVIGLDLGINGSFDQVSYYGRGPEENYQDSRQANIIDLYHTNVADMFENYPFPQNNGNRQHVRWASLTNRHGSGLLVKPLQEINLSAWFYTNQNLHQAQHTIELEKSGYITLNLDHQVMGLGSNSWGSEVLDSYRVYMDAFRYGLTLMPLQAGDCSAQVMANHDFDNAFFTSTDTKIVNEA
- a CDS encoding beta-galactosidase subunit beta, with the protein product MIVLDSLEQFKQVYRNGRKWNRCVEAINNLNHIKPGVMHSIGDSLVYMLVEGSSQSGETFTGNRRYFDVHYYLEGGETVEFAAKSELETVTPYRDETDREQLQGQGETRQLQQGQVAIFENDKAYRFCGNQAVKKVVLKVTIEDGYFLNK